The sequence GGGCAAATCACCATGGAAAAGACCCCCAGCTACTTTGTGACCAAGGAGGTCCCAGGCCGCATCTACGCCATGTCGAAGGACACTAAGCTGATTGTGGTCGTGCGGGACCCAGTTACACGAGCCATCTCAGACTATACTCAAACGCGTTCCAAGAAACCTGACATACCCTCCTTTGAGAGCCTGACCTTCAAGAATGCATCAACAGGCATGATTGATGCCACATGGAGTGCCTTGCAGATTGGTATGTATGCTCGACACCTGAAGCGCTGGCTGCAGTTTTTCCCACTCAGTCAGATCCTGTTTGTGAGTGGTGAACGACTAATCACTGACCCAGCTGGTGAGATGGCACGTGTGCAGGACTTCCTGCACTTGAGGAGATTGGTCACCGAGAAACACTTCCACTTCAATCCAGCCAAGGGCTTCCCATGCCTGAAGAAGCCATCAAGCAACAGCAAGCCCCACTGCCTGGGCAAAACCAAAGGACGCACACATCCAAACATCCACCCCACCGTTGTGCATCAACTGCAAGAGTTCTACAAGCCATTTAACAAAAGGTTTTACCTCATGACTGGGCAAGATTTTGGTTGGGGTTGACAAATGACACTttgtaaaagattttatttgtgtaaaaaattcAGAAGTCTATTTTATGATAATTTATTGCAGTCATTCCATTTTTATGGAAATTGGTGAGCTTATTATTTAATAGGTTTGAGTAATTGCATTACTAAATTGAGTACTTTGTAGTGAATGACCAATAGGAATTCAAATGAGGAGAAACTTCCCCAAAAGGAATACAAAAGCACAATGAAATTAGTAACGGGTAAACAGTGAGCCAGTCTTTTACAGAgaaaatgttctttttctttagtCCATCCATCAAGCAATAACATCTCTTTCAGTGTCCATACAATTCGTATGCTTAGAAGCCTTGCATTCCAGAGCCTAATCAAATTCTTCCAGGAGACCATTATCCCATAATTCTTTCTCATCATTTGATTAATCTTACAGAATGGATCTTTTAGGTTGGGTCACTTTTGGGTGCCAGCTGATCCACCACTAATTCAGGTTGACCAATACACTACATGATAACACCAAAGctctagggaaaaaaaaaacagtcattaTGTTTTTAAACCCTGGAAGGAATTCATAGAACAACATTGCTTAATGtgcttatttaatataatttttatgattatatttttataagtgAAAATGTTTACCTGATGTCTGGGAAATACTGAGAATTTAATGTAGGactaatgttgccaaaaggtgCAACCCCTTTGATAAGGGAGTAAACAAATACTCAAGTGCTCAATACTTAAATACTCCACAAGCAAGTGTTTCTTACTTAAGAGTACATGTTATTCTGTCATGTCTTTGGTATTTTGTTGGAGAACAGAATAGGGAGGACAATTACTCCCAAATTCTTTGGCAGAGAAGAGCAGGACCATTAGACCTATTTGGATGACCTCAGAAATGGTCTTTGGgactaaacaaaataaataaataaactgaaatgctGATTAAGCCATGTTTGTCCTAAACATAAACGGTTTGATTTAAGGCAATCAGAGGACATGATTTAAATTCTTTGGCGGAAATTCGTATCATGGATTTTgttatttcatacacaatgtATTTTCACTAGTTATGTTATCAGAGAAACACCATGATGTTTAAGCCATAAGTTATATTATCAGGCaaagcaaaaaaaggaaaaagttaaaaatataGTTGGTTGAGTTTTATTCAACCCTAATAAAGATATTTTCTCTTCTTATGGCTTTCCAGAGTAAGCTGGTCAAATCAAATACTATTGTGGTATTGaaatgttgttttctttaacCTCACTTTCTGTCAGGAGGTTGAGACCATGAATACTTTATGATACAGTATTCTTCtgcaatgataaaataaatctattttaccAAAATACTGGAGTTGTCCACTTGCTTTCTTTGCTGCCATTAACAGCCAGCATACTCTGGCAAGAAGAAGACAGTTCTCCCCAGTgttatagttttatattatttatagataTGAACAGAAGCAAATGTATTACTCTTGCGTGACTCTGCTGATGAGAACGGGCTCCTGTGAGGCTGTCACTGAGCTCTACAGTCGCCACTAACGTGGGGTTCATCATGTGTTCCATTAAGTCATCCAGCTAATGAGAAAAAGCACTACACAgttgcttttgtgttacttttaAGTCAACTGAGCTGTGCACAGTATGGGAATGTAGGGAGCCGCTGTAGTCAACATTTATGTTAGGAAAATGTTGTAGAGAGTGAGGGTGAGCTGCTTCATGCTGGAGCAGTTTCTTCTTTCTAATTGATTACATTTATCACAAGAGATTTGTGATTGTTTCTGTTTCACTTTGTCACAAGAGTACAGCTGTCAGAGTGTACATAAGATTCAtagggcatgtgtgtgtgtgtgtgcgcatgtgagtgtgagtgtgtgtacgtgtgcctACATGACAATACTTAATCTTATTTGCAAATGACTACTTATGTAACATCTGAAACAAGATGTTATTAATATTCTTAATATGAATCTTATGTATCAGTACATAGATTACAAAAAGAGCTCTTAAATGGCTCCTGAAAGCCTTCTCCTCAATTAGAGGGACAGTGGAacattgtgtgcatgtgtgtgcatgtgtatgtgtcacATCTATAGACATTAAGGACTCTGTTTCCTACAGTCATGTCCATGCCAGACTCACCTTCCCAGCAGCCACCTGTACTTCCTCGTTCCCAGTTGCCAGCCTTCTGATTGTATTCATCCGTGTTTAATTAGTAAGTTCTGGTTAGTACTGTTTAAAAGTggctttattttactttgtgctACCTTTTGATATTGATgatcagttttttctttttttcccctattgCACATCAACCAAACTGTGCCTGTGTTACCTTTGTCTTTGCCTAACGTTATTTTGGATAGTTCACTGAAACTGTTCATCCATTCCCCATAATTTGTATACCTGacagtatgtatgtaatgtacagtaatgtaatgaaatgacagtatttgtattgtttttttgcacCTATATCAGCTGCTAAGGATTAATAGAGGCTTAAAGACATCTAATGCTGGTAATGAATTTGGTCTTTGTGTGTCTCAAACTTCATATTTGACCACAGGGACCATTCTATAGTTATGAgctttatattgtgtgttttctgtaaatA is a genomic window of Tachysurus fulvidraco isolate hzauxx_2018 chromosome 15, HZAU_PFXX_2.0, whole genome shotgun sequence containing:
- the hs3st3b1a gene encoding heparan sulfate glucosamine 3-O-sulfotransferase 3B1a, translating into MEYSLLFCQTSCAVSFHLVKSKLLFACIMLTLWAYMLYCCVGYCASVPRFRVDSVGMRTNPETAVDSFISAGTRRDVYAKAHSRDLLNSENELDSTADEWDESKAELRVVEEGTEPATGAYNGTETKKLPQAIIIGVKKGGTRALLEFLRVHPDIRAVGAEPHFFDRNYDKGLEWYRELMPKTIRGQITMEKTPSYFVTKEVPGRIYAMSKDTKLIVVVRDPVTRAISDYTQTRSKKPDIPSFESLTFKNASTGMIDATWSALQIGMYARHLKRWLQFFPLSQILFVSGERLITDPAGEMARVQDFLHLRRLVTEKHFHFNPAKGFPCLKKPSSNSKPHCLGKTKGRTHPNIHPTVVHQLQEFYKPFNKRFYLMTGQDFGWG